The nucleotide window aaaacaCAAAAGCACTTGAATGAGGCACCCGAGGCTGTTTCTCTGTCACGGGTATACAGCTCAATATGCAGTTAGATTTAATATATTGATGTTAAAGAAGAAGTTTGGGTTATTAGTGTACTGAAAACAGTAGATTAAtagatgtgtgcatgtgcatATTTTCctacactaaaaaaaaaaaggattttaatgctacatatttgcTTAAGTTTTTTCCCAAAGCAATTGCAATGCATAATATTGAGATAAATATAGTAGGTAACTCTTTGACTTAGTCTTTGACTTTCTTTTTGAAAATACTCAACTCAGTTAtagcttaaaggaacagtatgtaagaaatgtatatcaatgaatcataaaatggccctgatatgtcactagacattaagaaatcattttcatttcaaatacttgcATCACTGACAAcggtggtccggccaggatattgtcactttaaaaaaatggagttgcagccctcaactgatgtttatgttgtcatagtgtattggccaccagttgtgtgattgcagtaccagttttggtcacaatcctacatactgttcctttaactgcttattcagtttatttaaaggggacatattatgagatattttttaagatgtaaactaagtcttaatctaggtctgagcaaaagtgtgccgttttgggtgtgtcatttaaaatgcaaatgagcggctgaagtgcaaacactgatcacaatgatggtggtttgttgcaattgaaactcaattgtgctgtgaattgtTTTCTCTCTTAATttctctctgtactaaatggctgtgctgtggttggatagtgcagataaagggggcggtattaccttattctgacatcacaacagGAGcgaaattacaatgacctattttttcacatgcttgcagagaatggtttaccaaaacaaagttactgggttgatctttttcaaattttctaggttgatagaagcactggggacacaattatagcacttaaacatggaaaaagtcagattttcataatatgtcccctttaattaagATGAGCTGGAAGTTTACTTAATCCATTTGTGTTGAGACAACATGAGTCATTTTGGTTGACTAAGTGACTATGAAGAGGATTGAGTTCCCAGTATGCTTTGCTTTTTTAAGAAATGAAGACAGCAAATGATCAAATTAAGTactaaaatgtgtgttttatgcAAGATGAAAGCTATGGATACATGTTGTTGTTTGTCATTCTGtaatgttgaaattaaaacatttcaatacaattttactttacaaaaaaagaaagaaatttaaaaaaaattgtccaaCAAAAGCAAGTGAAGTCAAGTCTACAAATTAAGTTGAGTGGACAAAAATTTTACTTGCAAGTATAATTTTCCCGGCTTATGTTCAGAAAAATCAATTTATTTGTGTGGAAATATGTGTCATAATCAGGGCAGGACTTAACAGggtggaggcccctgggcttgaataaattttgggccctacactaacagaacaaaagctgtcactgggacggtaccctttaaatggTTCCTAATAttgaccatttaggtacagatataggCACATTTGTACCCATtacatgcactctttaggtacaaaggtgtactacttgaaagggtaccaccacagtgacagcttgtgtaaattatcttctgagagtgcacacatacagtaaacaacctaaaataaaaaatataacataGAACTATATTTTAGGGAAGTTTCCTGAcatggtttagattaatccagcactaggcctattgctaggttatattagggcattcaagtagtttttacaaacaaaccttacaaaaaacatgatTGGTGTGcgtcaaacatgcattttagtctgggactaggacaAGACCTGtctaggaaactgcccctatgtctctatagcagaacataagcccagtctaaaattaaatcatgtatttttagggatgtcacaaatccaaattaatcatgcacattaaaaaataccccataacaacatttaaaatcattgtgtAAGACTTAGCTTAAGAAAAGAATGATATGTCTTGATAAACATTCACCTTATTACACACcatataatgttataaacataatcaacaagtgtattttgtgCATATAGCCTAAGTGGTGCAGTGtttaacaatgaaaaacaaaagattttaggatgtaatttaataattatgacaagaccatcatgtaatattagacaccaaaaaccaaagtagagaagatgatcattaattaatttttgcgTCTGATTTGAACGTAATACATTAAaaccttgaacgtagatataaaaatgaacacttttcagaagtttaagtaagggataatgtagaggcagccggtagttatcgggaaataagccccgacagtgtgatcaggacccgacgcgaagcggagggtcttgtatcacactgaaggggcttatttcccgataactaccggctgactctacattatcccgcttattacacggctacttgtcacataagaaaaaaaactggacatgaatatgaatttgaaacattttattggcatatttgttttaaattaacatttttatccttccgcgaaactttgcacagatgcataaaatgatcgtaataccttattaagatcctctgcttcatacttgtctgtctccattttttctcttttagccagtctttgagaagttttaatgcccattctgtatttttttgtgtgttggcttcgtagctgtcatgctctattttgtcaagttcagtctcagtaagctctctgtgtcttgtcgtggttgtccagtgtttgtcacaagatggcgccaaacaaacagtactctttattggcgcggagcgatcttactcgtaaaagtagtaccggctatgcgttattattttggagcggttattattcgaaaataacgaacctgcaaatgtctcaactgaccaatcagaatcaagcattccagagagccgtgtaataaactgtgattctgttagcaaacatgctgaaagagaaactacaggaaagttaggctagctagtggattatatcaaaaaccatcaggacatcAACATGGCCATAATTTAGTGAATCCTCACCTCCAgatgaagtaataaactggactgatgatttaaatgttgacatagtcatatgtgcgttgttaactctccggattttgttatgtttcgtagcTCTGCTCCACTCGTTTATTTCTCCACAGGCACTGTTTGGTGTCGTGTGAGCTGCAGACTGCGAGCAGATTGGATTTCATTTGGCGCTACGCAGAccgcttggtgatgtcaaagtaccgcgagagcgattagaaagcagacttctctgtgtgatttctcgaatcgctctcgcggtactctgatgtcattctTTTGGCTGTTGTGGAACCACATGAATACACCCGTCTGCTTTACAGTCACTTTTGCGATTTGATTTCATATgatgatcggatcgcgcagtgccgcatgaagtcaaatgcACCAAATACCAAATAGCCGACTGTATATGAAGTTAAACCCGCCAAAGTAGCAAGTGGAGCATGCGAATGGTGAGTGATTCAGATGTCAATTTATGAATGAAAGTGTCAAAGGTTTGTCACACACTGTTAAGTATTTTCacgcttttttaaatggttatACGAAAATCCTTGACCATTAGTGGGTAAATTGCGTATAACGGCGTATCACGTtagattacaaacaaacaagaaaaaacagAGTTACAAGACCATAGCCTAATCTAGTAATCTTTTTCATACTGAGCGCTTCATTTTCGCGTTGCTCTTTCTCATTATCTGTAAAGCTCATTCATGACTCCCATTTCGCGTATTCGCTATTATACTAGCATCTATTCAAAAGCGGTAAACTCAGCGCGTCATATTCAGCACCAAGATGactgacatatatatattaacgaattaaatgcagcaccaaacaattccgcaccaaccaataggctgtaaaataaaaaatgaaaacgacTGAACAAATCAAACGAACGCAAGCAAGCAAGCACGGAGGCCCCTATTGGCCGGGGCCCCTGGGCTCAAGCCCAATCAAGCCCAATGGTAAATCCGGCCATGGTCATAATTAGAGCCAGGCATagattaaaggtagggtaacacattttggaaaatgctaacggtagccgcctagcaatgaaatcccgatcccaccctcaagtcaaatcgccatccaaagtcacgcctctttcaaaacacatgaacacgcacagatcagacggtcacttctcatgtctcattcaccagtgagaaaactttgcagtacaaagtgaataacatttccaaaataaccaacataaacaactggtttacatcagaattagtttaagcacacgttcgattgtgtagacgtagtaactatatcgttatgctaatccggaaaacgaacacaaatttcataagcaacacaacgtttcatcaaagtagaatatctgaatccatctcaatacaaacatatcgcgtacctaccttaccaaaataaacagtgcaacgaccctttcagactctttgcctcctgtagctgtatgcatctcgcggtaaagcagtaaagttacagatgttaatttgggtttttgctcttgctgatccaggcagtttttgctgttgttgttataaaagatgcctttagttttgttgctcctgtgtaggttgtcaattcagcagaaaagtttgctgttctcgctgtttacagacagagcgcatgtgaacgcgccgatgacgtatggtatctgcgtggactcgctgcgcggtgggaattcaaattacgcttacgtatgagggacataaaaggaaacgtccgttcggaccgaaatctatgatttgttgaacattttttggtcctacgcctttcacagatgacataaatttttacaaatacatttaaacaacttaacacagtgattgctatcaggatgtgaggagacttttaaccagcataactaaaaatgtttcaagatcaaatctgttaccctacctttaatctagattaatctcatacaaaaaagtattttttgcataacatattagtttgtgctgtgtgtaattatgatgtatattcatgtatgtatttaggAAAAATTACattgttatatataaataaaaaacgatatttaaataaaacatttttaaatgtatatacatatgtgtgtgtgtttaaatatacataatatttacatacatcataaactcatatattatgcaaaaaaaaaatttattttgtatgagattaatctagattaatctatgcccagccctagtcataattttatttacttaaaacaacaaGATGTTTTGTATAGTGCAAAGAATTGTAATACACAACACATTGTTCTAATTCCCTAGAGTTTAGCTTAGTGCACTGggtattaaaatgtttaaaagctTTTTAAAGGGAAATAAGATTTCTGATTCATTTAGAAATACCATTTTAAGTGCCCTGGGGAGATGTACTGGTTGGGAATCACGAATGCTTATTGCAGGTGCACGATGCTGATAAGTCACGGTTTTGACTGTACCCCTGAGCTTTTTTAGACACTAACACAACACAACCGAACACAACCGGTCTGAAATAATTCAAATGATTTTTGTATAGGACTAGTGGTCTACAGATTGTAACTGGTGCTGTCTGAATAAATGGACACTTTACTTGGTGTCCTATTCCTGCAGTTTACTTATATGATCATCAATTCTGTTCCACGTGAAGCTAAATTTGAACTAAAATCACTTTCCTGTGAAAGCTTATAGTGACCTACAAACAATATAATTTTATGGTTATGAATGTGAATACAGTTGGTTCCTAATGTAAATGTGCTGGTAATATAATGGTTGCCAGTTCACACATGCACTGAATCCTAACTGGGAGAGATATTATCTCTTTATTCTGGCTTCTCATGTGGGCTACATTCATTTTATAAGCACTTGGTTTATCCCCCATGCCACTTTTAACAAGTGTGTTAAATAATCAGGCAGTTTTGAAtcaatgctctctctctctctctctctctctctctctctctctctctctctctctctctctctctctctctctctctctctctctctctctctctctctctctctctctcagtcacTCAAAACCCACTGTACAGTAGTTACTCAGACTTGTGCCATCAGCTTTCACGAGGCTTTACGCAGTCTGGAGTGAGAACTGGCAAAGTGATGAAGGTCAGTAAAAACGACTCTTTAAAAACATCCTCAAGTTTTTTAGAATAGCACACCtgcttttaacatttttaaatgatgcGGCTCGTTGTTGTTTAATGCATACTGCACAAGCTTGAATAAATTGCCTAAACGTTTTAAaactgttgattttttttttttttcaagctaCTGACGGTGCGCGTGAGCTCCAGGTGGACGCTGCTGCTGCTGAGCGCGTGTTTGACACTGACGGCGCGCGCGGACTGTGGCGCGGACTGCGCGCTTTGCTCGTCGCAACTGCCAGCAAAATACATCAACTCCATCGTAAGTTATAATATTGTATTGTATACTGTTAGTGTAGGCTATTGTTTGGAAAGTTAATGATAgtgttaaatgaaatgaaaggaCGTAAATTATTATGCGTAATATCTTGAAACGATCAGCCTATAGGACactattttacacttttatccaaaagtATTCTGGCTTAAAATATAACAGAAAGAATATCGTACAGATAGTTCTGATATGAATAAATGCTGAGAGTGaagtaatttattaaatattggttaaaacttactttatttctaataaaaaataatgaattgtTACTGTTTTAAGGTGCGTGTAATTACGacacaaaaaaactttcataaatGTATTGTCTACTAGTAGATACTGTAATGAATAAAAAGTATAATATTGTCAATATAAAAGTTTGATCTTATCCAAGAATCTTACACTATTGaaataagatttataaaaaagatAAATCACAGCCATATATTGATTGCGTATCTGTATCCACCTTAAATTAAATCAAGTAGGCTAGGTCTATTGATCAGGATGTAAATTACAAGAATGAAGTGCCATCTATCAGATGTTGTATTGATCACTTAAATTATGACGAGCTGCACCAAAAGTGTGAGTGCTAATAATCCCAATTATGTTAAATGTTCAGATAATACCATGAAAAGATTGGGTATAGTGTTTGGAGGAATCacaaaatatctaaacattcccAAAAGCTTAACAAATGTATCAAGCAATAAAAGATTCATCTCCTCAGTTGACTTGTGAGAATGTGATTAAATGATCTGAattaaacatctttaaaacaagcaaacaaactaATAAGAGGCAGAAAATCATATTTAAATTGATTGTTTTACATTTATAGCAACAATTAATAGGAAATGCTACGGTTACAAGGTTTTCATATCAGTGACCCTGAAATCCAGataaaagtctcataatctattgatgagatttggagcatcaaagtttgatttcaaccattaatttcactatgatttcaatctttgacatgaccttattctTTTCATATTAAGAATATCAAGATTATGTTCTTATGTAGAAaactgtaaatcacaaaaaatgacttcagctgggttttcacaggcagtgtCGCATATAACAAATAATGTTCAGCATTCAACCAATTGAAAGAGCACAGACTTGACTAATGTATCTGATGCATATGTTTAtctaaaaatgaacaaaattaTTCACTCTTCATACTGATCATATTCACTCTCgctgttgttttaaactttgtatgatgtttttattaagtgaaacatgaaaagagattttttataGTATCATCACCGAGCTATATTTCATACAAAACATGCACAAAAATCTCCTCTGTTTCTCTGAAAAATAAGCACAAACAGATTTTGGGGGAACATACAttttgacagaattttcatttcggatGTCATTAAAACTACAAAGAGTTGTGGATTTCAACTGCATACCACAATTTGTTTAGACTTTAACGCCGAGTTGTTTGTGAGAGCGTGTGATTGTGTTTAAATTCATCATGTCACTCTGTATTAACGTTTCCATGGTTGCCCACAAGCTTAGCAGAACCTCAATACGCCTCCTCATTCCCCTAtcacccaaaacacacttgcaTATTTACAACCTGCACAGTTTTAGATTGACAAATGAGTCGTGAGGGAGAAAGTGAGTGTTTCATATATATCCTCTTTGATGTTCAAGCTAAAGAGCCGGAGCATTCTTTCATTCTTCGTTTTTGGAGAGACATTATAaaaaatgtgtgcatttatttccAGGAGTGCGTGTTGGAGTGCGAGGGGCATCTGAACGCAGGCAGCTGGAGTTTGTGCAAACGCTTCATGCAGAATGCTGATAGCACACCTGAGAGCAATCAAGCATCGGCAGAAACACAAGACCTGGACACCCACCAAGTAGACAAGAAGTACGGAGGCTTCATGAAGCGTTACGGTGGTTTTATGAAGCGCTACGGAGGGTTCATGAAGCGTTATGGAGGGTTCATGAAGAGGACTGCTGAGCTCTATGGGTTGGAGCCAGAAGATGACCAGGGCCCGACCAATCAAATCGAGGCCAGTGACGAGAGGGAGGTGCCTCTGGGAGACGATTCAGAGGGAGGAGCGGATGCCGTTAGGGGTATGGCAAAACGTTACGGGGGCTTTATGAAAAGGGGAAGTCTTTATGAACTGGGGAGCGAGGTTAGGCCACTTCAGAAACGTTACGGGGGTTTCATGAGGCGGGTGGGTCGACCCGAGTGGTGGCAGGAGACCAAACGCTATGGAGGTTTCTTTAAACGCTCCCCTGAGGAAGACGAGGATGAAGATTCATTAGAAGTAGAGAAGAGATATGGAGGCTTCATGGAATATTGAGCCGGTCTTTCGTCCATTTTCCATCTAGCCCCTAGTTTCGACCTGTAAGCCAACAgagacacacaaaaaaaaaacacggctATAAAGTGCTTATAATGTGTTAACGGTGTTGAATATGTCTAACAGTGGTAATGTGATTAAGTGTGACTTCCTTAAAGACCAAGAAAATCCTGTCTTTACATTAACATCTGAATTCACATTTACATGTATGAGCAGATTTTAATAAACCCACATTTGAATGAATTATATATCTCTTCCTGATCCATAGTATTATTTACAGACAGTACCCACACTGGCACATTTGCTGTACATCAGTCACGATGTTTTGTACCTTATCTACCCCTAAAGgctgaataataattatatatgttaaaggtgcactgtgtaatttttaatggatctcttgacagaaatgcataatacgaccttacataatgaactgtattgttttcatTACCTTAAAATTAGCcatttttatctccatacatCTCGTGTCTCCTTACAtggtggcggccagtgacttcttttttaaGGGCGCTAgatgcgaagttcatcacaatGTGTATGTAACCCATCAAGTCcatggttccttttttcaaaatatgtgttgtgtCTAAAGGGTGCtccagatgcgtctaaagggtttttgataaaagagacgctcgcgttttcCAGATACTCGCATCATCTGATGCGTAATCAAAgtttttgtgaacgtgagcgtctcttttatcataaacggttttgacgcgtgtgcagcaggcacttacttTGACAAAAAACTTAATGCACACGGGATCTCTCAAAGCGCAAAacgcatattttttaaaaaggaacCACAGATGAGACACTCTGAACATTATTTGAATTAACACCCCCTCGGATAAGCAGACACGAGCCCGTCACTGGAAGTcactgccatgtttctacagtagcccttaacggacaaactgccCTATAGAGAGTAGCTACcgtagggaggggtgagctgtagACTGatgttgcgtttacaccagccgtggTATGGGCGGAAAAAATGCGCTATTcgtgcgtagttggacgcttgaacatttgtgTTCACCCGCTTCTTTGCGCGTGaaagccgcgcgtgaaattctagtcattcgagaaattcatgTGGAAATTCGCGTCACGGAAGGGGCTTCTGCGTCTCCGCAGAGACTCCCCCattccgctcgcttcctgtaatcacatcactactaaagcaaggtcctgattggttaatgcggcgcggaaatccgccgaagttcagatttttcaacttgcgcgtttcccgcACCAACACTCAATTTGCGCGTACCGTGCTGCAGGATAATAATCCGCGTGTAAtccgcgtctttgcattgactaaACATATAAATCACCCGCACTTTCCGCCTCCactgcggctggtgtaaacgcagcatgaGCCGtcggttgcaattcacaatcttaccactagatgttgctaaaaatctacacagtgaaCCTTTAAATCATTTGAGAGTACTGCTTGAGTAACGAGCTAAATATTTATGACAAATCTATTTTTGCACGATACAATTATTCAGTTTCTCAAAAGAACACTGAAGGAGAGATTAAAGTTTACCTGTCCATTACACAATGAATACTGTATGTCCTGCACGCTCTTTTActcaaatgtgtgtttttctgGTATCAGTCTGAATCTTGTCATCTGCTCTTTGGCTTAAATAAAGCGCTGGAAACTGCAACATAATGTTTGTCTTGAATAAAACCGTCCGTCTTTTCTTCATAAAACGTTATTCTTCTCAAAGTGTATCTCAGTAGTCTTTTGTTTGCAAGTAAAAGCGAGTTGCCTAAACTCTTCTGAATTGTGCTGAAACGTGGATCGTTTCTTTGAACAGCAGTCATTTTATTCAAAGTCTATAGTGTGCAGTAATTGCTTGATTCGTGTCTTGGTAGTGAAAAGCACTTGCGCTAATGGAACGACTGTCAGACTTTTTATGAAACACTGATTAAAAGTATTATTCTGTATGCAAGATCTTTATGTCTTATAATAGGGCAGCCTTTCAAACATCAAATCACTCTTTAAAGGTTGAAGCTACAACATGATATATCTCTTTCTGAATGTGCCTCATGATGTCAGAGGCAGCACATTACATAAGCCAAAAGTTTATCGCCTTTGATCATTAGCGTTATCATAACTTTTAGTTAGGTGCCCTGTAAATTACTTTACAGCTGCGTGACATTGCAGGGAAAATTAGTTGTTAAATGATGCAATAAAGATTTGTATAACGATAATAAGTTTGTCAACAAATGTGaacataaaatatgtttaaaaactgaaaattagATAACAAACATACgtttcacattctttctgatcgTTGATCACGCATCTTCCACACCAAAGCACACACGAGCACTTATTCATGTGCCAGTCTGTTTACTTAAACGTTGACTATACAACCATTGGAAGTATTAACATTATTCACTTATTGCATTGCCATGTGCACGCGGTATTTCAATATATTGTGCAGGCCTTTTTACAAGCATCACTAAAGCTTAATGTTCATTTGGTTATATCTCAAAGCAGACAGATGTATCTAGTATGTATGTGATCGTGCATATTAGTGCTGCATTAATCTACGgtattaattttaaaaagtctGTCACTTTAGCATTAGAAATGTGAAGAATTTATGATTTGTGGAAAACAAGGCGCATTCAGCGATAACTTGAGTAGATTCCAGACAGGACTTTCTTATTTATAACCTATACATATATAATAGGCTAATTAACTAttaccccaaatcagaaaaagttgggacattgtaaaaatagtaatggaataatttactaatctcataaacttatattttattca belongs to Paramisgurnus dabryanus chromosome 2, PD_genome_1.1, whole genome shotgun sequence and includes:
- the penkb gene encoding proenkephalin b, whose amino-acid sequence is MKLLTVRVSSRWTLLLLSACLTLTARADCGADCALCSSQLPAKYINSIECVLECEGHLNAGSWSLCKRFMQNADSTPESNQASAETQDLDTHQVDKKYGGFMKRYGGFMKRYGGFMKRYGGFMKRTAELYGLEPEDDQGPTNQIEASDEREVPLGDDSEGGADAVRGMAKRYGGFMKRGSLYELGSEVRPLQKRYGGFMRRVGRPEWWQETKRYGGFFKRSPEEDEDEDSLEVEKRYGGFMEY